One Alligator mississippiensis isolate rAllMis1 chromosome 12, rAllMis1, whole genome shotgun sequence DNA window includes the following coding sequences:
- the TTLL3 gene encoding tubulin monoglycylase TTLL3 isoform X2, giving the protein MEARGRGAGAGAERGRQRPALKPERLKQARLHVERAAKVRGAGGSGPPPPLPGSSAALSPQQKKIFVVQGPYPVIRSLLRARGWVEKRLPRPGRAARRREREAEADDSAAAPEGERAARALAAGARSSPPPAEEEGEGEGEEGQDEDPEGTYSLLSRLARNQVPYFIWTNRRDVVDCRALRKEQVMNHYARAGSFTTKVRGAEAAGARGGGQPPVLPRQARLPSPQVGLCLNLRNLPWFDQADADTFFPRCYRLGAEDDKQAFIGESHSQGQMPPPRCHPCQLTPSPPAATEDFRLTAARSLLKVVLSRAGGPLAREAGANSTHEGPPEASTSPGRWWTRDQGRDNARAKLTLSSLGASWGQLDSCPCPRYPGGEDMQGVPGPLVPCYAQSTAPYSQRPLSPQPAPPSSLTSLLHHGPGGQGLPDKAGSPLLLPLSVSLRGAARRRGSPLPRRLVEMALQACEEHLNSLQHQDIDKAAELAPARADARWEEFLRGYYCMVHEGAPLELSPAHAEQCQDMLQQLQELLPQLEMEGDHNIWIVKPGAKSRGRGIVCMARLEEMLRLVNCDPIVVKDGKWVVQKYIERPLLIFGTKFDLRQWFLVTDWNPLTIWFYRDSYLRFSTQPFSLHNLDAAVHLCNNSIQKHYEASLQRHPRLPPGNMWSSQQFQEHLQQAGAGAAWQDVMVPGMKAAIIHAVQSAQDVVELRKGSFELYGADFIFGEDFKPWLLEVNASPTMAASTAVTSRLCAGVQADTLRVVIDRRHDRTCPTGAFELIYKQAAVDVPQYVGISLLVEGSTVKKPWASAQRNCSSSPRRSPLASTLGCLHGSQQHPSPRWPKTAGSPRAVGPPVRLSAGASKEGKAREQAVASRASAPTDARLKAPGRLRPELGQKRRLVLPSVVTSLPGDKQLLLPSQPQPCPKGSPRLPAARMGGSSHRRLLQSSWGSCRKTLQRPVWQPGQELQPCVRGLGTLAAAYRQLPCPAESPGPEAQQGYAQAIPWGRVPAAPAQDGSSNRHPWVFSAPELGPSQPCPVRRRKKRDRPHR; this is encoded by the exons ATGGAGGCgcgggggcgcggggcgggcgcgggcgcggagCGGGGCCGGCAGCGCCCCGCGCTCAAGCCCGAGCGCCTGAAGCAGGCCCGGCTGCACGTGGAGCGCGCCGCCAAGGTGAGGGGCGCGGGGGGGAGCGGGCCGCCGCCGCCCCTGCCCGGCTCCAGCGCGGCGCTGTCCCCGCAGCAGAAGAAGATCTTCGTGGTGCAGGGGCCCTACCCGGTGATCCGCAGCCTGCTGCGCGCCCGCGGCTGGGTGGAGAAGcgcctgccccggcccggccgcgccgcACGCCGGCGGGAGCGCGAGGCCGAGGCGGACGACAGCGCCGCGGCCCCGGAGGGCGAGCGGGCGGCCCGCGCCCTCGCCGCCGGCGCTCGCTCTTCCCCTCCCCCGGCCGAGGAGgagggcgagggcgagggcgAGGAGGGGCAGGACGAGGACCCCGAGGGCACCTACAGCCTCCTG TCGCGGCTGGCTCGCAACCAGGTGCCCTACTTCATCTGGACCAACCGGCGCGACGTCGTGGACTGCCGCGCTCTGCGCAAGGAGCAGGTCATGAACCACTACGCCCGGGCCGGCTCCTTCACCACCAAGGTGCGGGGCGCGGAGGCTGCGGGCgcacggggcggggggcagcCCCCGGTGCTGCCTCGCCAGGCCCGGCTGCCATCCCCACAGGTGGGGCTGTGCCTCAACCTCCGGAACCTGCCCTGGTTCGACCAGGCCGACGCCGACACCTTCTTCCCCCGCTGCTACCGGCTGGGCGCCGAGGACGACAAGCAGGCCTTCATTGGTGAGAGCCACTCCCAGGGCCAGATGCCACCCCCTCGCTGCCACCCGTGCCAGCTGACACCTTCTCCCCCTGCCGCCACAGAGGACTTCCGGCTCACTGCTGCCCGCAGCCTGctcaaggtggtgctgagcagggCCGGTGGCCCGCTTGCTCGGGAGGCCGGGGCCAACTCCACGCACGAGGGGCCCCCAGAGGCCAGCACATCCCCTGGTAGGTGGTGGACACGGGACCAGGGACGTGACAATGCCAGGGCCAAGCTGACCCTCTCCTCCCTTGGAGCCAGCTGGGGGCAGctggacagctgcccctgcccccggtaTCCAGGAGGAGAGGACATGCAGGGGGTGCCTGGTCCTCTGGTGCCCTGCtatgcccagagcacagccccctACAGCCAGAGACCACtgagcccccagccagctccacccAGCTCACTGACCTCCCTGCTGCATCATGGGCCTGGGGGGCAAGGCCTGCCAGACAAAGCAgggagccccctgctgctccccctttcAGTGTCCCTGCGGGGGGCTGCCCGGCGGCGGGGCAGCCCGCTCCCCAGGCGGCTGGTGGAGATGGCGCTGCAGGCCTGCGAGGAGCACCTGAACAGCCTGCAGCACCAGGACATCGACAAGGCggcagagctggccccagctAGGGCAGATGCCCGCTGGGAGGAGTTCCTGCGTGGCTACTACTGCATGGTGCA CGAGGGGGCACCCCTGGAGCTGTCGCccgcccatgctgagcagtgccaagacatgctgcagcagctgcaggagctgctgccacagctggagatGGAGGGGGACCACAACATCTGGATCGTGAAGCCTGGAGCCAAGTCCCGTGGCAGAG GGATCGTGTGCATGGCACGCCTGgaggagatgctgaggctggTGAACTGCGACCCCATTGTGGTGAAGGACGGGAAGTGGGTGGTGCAGAAGTACATCGAGAGGCCCCTGCTCATCTTCGGCACCAAGTTCGACCTGCGCCAGTGGTTCTTGGTGACAGACTGGAACCCGCTCACCATCTGGTTCTACCGCGACAGCTACCTGCGCTTCTCCACGCAGCCCTTCTCCCTGCACAACCTGGACGC TGCCGTCCACCTGTGCAACAACTCCATCCAGAAACACTACGAGGCCTCGCTCCAGCGCCACCCGCGCCTGCCCCCTGGCAACATGTGGTCGTCGCAGCAGTTTCaggagcacctgcagcaggcgggggcaggggcagcctggcagGATGTAATGGTGCCGGGCATGAAGGCGGCCATCATCCACGCTGTGCAGAGCGCACAGGACGTCGTGGAGCTGCGCAAGGGCAGCTTTGAGCTCTATGGCGCTGACTTCATCTTTGGGGAGGACTTTAAGCCCTGGCTGCTAGAGGTCAATGccagccccaccatggcagcCTCCACAGCTGTGACCAGCCGGCTGTGCGCCGGCGTGCAGGCTGACACGTTGCGTGTCGTCATTGACCGCAGGCACGACCGCACCTGCCCCACCGGCGCCTTCGAACTTATTTACAAGCAG gctgccGTGGACGTGCCACAGTACGTGGGAATCAGTCTCCTGGTGGAAGGGTCCACAGTGAAGAAGCCATGGGCTTCAGCCCAAaggaactgcagcagcagccccaggcgcAGCCCCCTGGCCTCCACGCTGGGCTGTCtgcatggctcccagcagcaCCCCAGCCCCCGCTGGCCCAAaactgctgggagccccagggctgtgggacCCCCTGTGCGGCTCAGTGCCGGCGCGAGCAAAGAGGGCAAGGCCCGGGAacaggcagtggccagcagggcctctgcCCCCACTGATGCCAGGCTGAAGGCACCtggcaggctgaggccagagctAGGGCAGAAGCGGCGCTTGGTGCTGCCCAGCGTGGTCACCTCTCTGCCGGGGgacaagcagctgctgctgccatcccagccccagccctgccccaagggcagccCCCGGCTGCCAGCTGCCCGCATGGGGGGGTCCTCCCACCGCCGCCTGCTGCAgtcctcctggggcagctgcagaaaAACTCTGCAGAGGCCTGTTtggcagccagggcaggagctgcagccctgtGTGCGAGGCCTGGGCACCTTGGCAGCAGCTTACAggcagctcccctgccctgcagagtcCCCTGGGCCAGAGGCCCAGCAGGGATATGCCCAGGCCATCCCATGGGGCAGggtgccagctgctcctgcccaagacggcagcagcaacaggcaccCATGGGTCTTCTCGGCCCCTGAGCTGGGGCCCTCCCAGCCGTGCCCTGttaggagaaggaagaagagggacAGGCCACACAGGTGA